One Cicer arietinum cultivar CDC Frontier isolate Library 1 chromosome 8, Cicar.CDCFrontier_v2.0, whole genome shotgun sequence DNA segment encodes these proteins:
- the LOC101498391 gene encoding uncharacterized protein isoform X4, with the protein MELELGLKITKTIDDNASTSQYQFIKDIGPIFQSRETNTMFILTAHLKGYKKEAIDIKISKDGSKISISGEKPIQEMVMMGWVMHKKMVNVKGFNKVFKIPNGVNLDKIKANYNEEEWMLNVVMPKLVKGICGLKIGEVNEQEFDKGRLELDKNKNVNDHVSSSFEDTSLKGSKDSEFKHMKEGENIMEKMIDDSNKEINEDTIHKEVEESKLRNGESVGENIGKEEYEVMKKLELDQSVGEFIAKKIKDTNHDKESKDQKFDNTSFDKKRFDDVNRDITRGIIKNENEESKLRIEDGKLNEQESKPKMEIKDGEQECVRENDVKEGIDDAMITINKELPKNLPKSTHEESEGLNIKNMQETKDVKEEKVVKEIEYYVEKGEDGRNKRKVAAATIDGSKGFNVAKKEEQKEVMEETLVDSESLMENVEREESKEEDKIEYGIIGKLKGEGSKKIDVDTFEGDTTRDKIEKEIRNKKVDCIDELSEKENVNIGIFDGRKTQNFQDIDQTEDCAKIEKCLHRDNGEKYEKIQNTDGFKKNITKEKDKYDLQEEMSKRRLEESKAIKQDFSMKILDSPNNTKMKKLKDEGNFRKETSNGRSQESKTSIEDFSVKMLDSQDDTRMEKTTEEMNKGSSQESKRAKENFPIKMLNPQDDARDGLKETTEQKIKEIRGSIDIESTKVVSFVKKKGNGQKYENIQVDANEDLKNDITNDTTQKESQEEPKILLKVKDQQCLQEQISKERSQESKVAKEDFPMKMSDSPYDPRVGLKKEIEEKLKVIKQSINQESEKVVTFKKKNIVEEKNDNTQVEPNGGLRNEITKTTTQRESEQEPKILIKAKDKKCLQEEMSNDRSQESKDAKENFSMKMLDSHDDTKMEKIKEEMSERSSQESKTTYEDFSKNFFDSARDTNIEKIKDERYVQEEMSKGKSQENKAARGCINEENAKVVSLENEKVMEEKNDNTQVEANGGLRNDITKHTIQKESEEEPKILIKAKDQQCLQEKISKSRSQENTDAKKDFPLKILDSHDDTRMEKIKEMSKGSSQESKATNKDFPKKNFDSPKDTNMKKIKDMSKGRLQEDFPMKMLDSLDDTKKEKIKEDMSKRKSQDKKSAEEYFPISILDSSVDAIEGLKETINEKIEVTRGSIKEKNAKIVSFEKKKVMEEKNHKTQVEANGGLSNDITMDTTQKESEEEPKILIKAKDQQCMQEKMSKGISQESKDAKEGFLMKMIDSDDDSKERSRETIEKKLKEDFYFQEEMSKERSPQSMVSDFSKKILDSPNDTMMKKTKEEISEGRSQENTTALGNFSMKNLDSSKDTRMEKIKKEMSEGRSHKSNAAKEDFPKKMFVLLDDTRMEEIKDECCLQEEMSKGGSQEIKVSQEDFPIKILDSLNETRMEKIKDECKFQEEMKKGISQENKVAKEDFPTKMIDSPNDAREGLKEATKEKTKVTRWDMNEESEQVVSLDSPDDAREQLKETTNEKIKVIRDTINKESAKVVSIVEKKVKRQKNENEKTEVEKSEGLRNDITKDTIQKESNKKPKILQQCLQEEISKRRSQESSVAKEDFSMKMLDSLDDAREGLKETAEEKVKVNRETINEKSEKVVSFVKKKIKGEKNEKTQVEVNESSTNDITKDTTQKESEEQPKIILKAKDQQNLQEEMSKGRNVESTSAEEFPMQIEEDSFVKRKGKEMFFNESTIKEELQGCEVERVGQNLFNVPNEKHPKFSTIVSKGFKEFEYNGNAKDNNHKTNFESKETHESKDESMKQDILNPKKQKEVGEQVVKPLLSPKQCEVEEKDKLLLCKASLELLQREDPTKDMQNLIEMKPKQRETLKPEIFEDVSQIVEREEYKTTQNVNGDKLKKQGEIIYDGDIEKVDDDKEKRNHETMKTINEKVHPIKYEIDEKEKECLEASLNNNDNAQMESQRPLEQNDYGTQEIKAPKIAPFEGANQQSINEEKRKIEHVIEAIKESPKINNEESEGNDDSFKPHVLEEALDECELKGAKNLIENSGQQYVHYKKTYQTPKGVEENDLNKKEETLIKKVEKKKTNESTKPKLEYEIPKVEEVEEEEEEEKEEERNIHVLEATISKEEDKVEQKGLNKFAPLKEPFHSLDEVAQQSKLSNSSCTQQFEVEREEEKTKKKDSKIDIQESTKIETGQEVEQCTTNKDEEAKHGIEEIDESYDEVLEEQKECKDETSEGKKDNPKISKKLLVPLVIAGFVTLVVFFVRLRRARKRYNVR; encoded by the exons ATGGAGCTAGAATTGGGACTCAAAATCACTAAAACTATAGATGACAATGCTTCCACCTCTCAGTATCAATTTATCAAGGATATAGGGCCAATTTTTCAATCCAGAGAAACAAACACCATGTTCATCCTCACTGCTCATCTTAAag GTTATAAGAAGGAAGCCATTGACATAAAGATTAGTAAAGATGGAAGTAAGATTTCCATTAGTGGAGAGAAACCAATTCAAGAAATGGTAATGATGGGATGGGTAATGCACAAAAAAATGGTTAATGTTAAAGGATTTAATAAGGTTTTCAAAATTCCTAATGGTGTGAATTTGGATAAGATCAAAGCAAATTACAATGAAGAGGAATGGATGTTGAATGTTGTCATGCCAAAATTGGTAAAAGGGATTTGTGGTCTTAAGATTGGGGAAGTCAATGAACAAGAATTTGATAAAGGGAGATTAGAactagacaaaaataaaaatgtaaatgatcATGTTTCTAGTAGTTTTGAAGATACAAGCCTAAAAGGGTCTAAAGATTCTGAATTTAAACATATGAAGGAAGGTGAAAATATTATGGAGAAGATGATTGATGATTCCAACAAGGAAATAAATGAAGATACAATACACAAAGAAGTTGAAGAATCTAAGTTGAGAAATGGAGAGAGTGTAGGAGAAAATATTGGTAAGGAAGAATATGAAGTAATGAAGAAATTAGAACTAGATCAAAGTGTTGGTGAATTTATAGCAAAGAAAATTAAAGATACAAACCATGATAAAGAGTCTAAGGATCAAAAGTTTGACAATACAAGTTTTGATAAGAAGAGGTTTGATGATGTTAATAGGGACATAACTAGAGgcattataaaaaatgaaaatgaagaatcTAAGTTGAGGATTGAGGATGGAAAGTTAAATGAGCAAGAATCTAAGCCTAAGATGGAAATTAAAGATGGAGAACAAGAATGTGTTAGAGAAAATGATGTTAAGGAAGGAATTGATGATGCAATGATAACTATAAATAAGGAGTTACCTAAGAACTTACCTAAAAGTACTCATGAGGAAAGTGAGGGattgaatattaaaaatatgcAAGAAACAAAAGATGTCAAAGAAGAAAAGGTGGTTAAAGAGATTGAATATTATGTGGAGAAGGGTGAAGATGGAAGAAACAAAAGGAAGGTTGCGGCGGCGACAATCGATGGAAGCAAAGGATTCAATGTTGCAAagaaggaagaacaaaaagaggTTATGGAAGAAACATTGGTTGATAGTGAAAGTTTAATGGAAAATGTGGAAAGAGAAGAATCCAAGGAGgaagataaaattgaatatgGTATTATAGGGAAGTTGAAAGGAGAGGGATCTAAAAAGATTGATGTTGATACTTTTGAAGGAGACACAACTAGGGACAAAATTGAGAaagaaattagaaataaaaaagttgATTGTATTGATGAGTTAAGTGAGAAAGAGAATGTTAATATTGGAATATTTGATGGaagaaaaacacaaaattttcaAGACATTGATCAAACTGAAGATTGtgcaaaaattgaaaagtgTTTGCATAGAGATAATGGAGAGAAATATGAGAAGATACAAAATACTGATGGTTTCAAGAAGAACATAACAAAGGAGAAAGATAAATATGATTTGCAAGAAGAGATGAGTAAAAGAAGATTAGAAGAAAGTAAGGCTATAAAACAAGATTTTTCAATGAAAATCTTAGATTCACCAAATAATACaaagatgaagaaattaaaag ATGAAGGAAATTTTAGAAAAGAGACAAGTAATGGAAGATCACAAGAAAGCAAGACATCAATAGAAGATTTTTCAGTGAAAATGTTAGATTCACAAGATGATACAAGAATGGAGAAAACAACAG AAGAGATGAATAAAGGAAGTTCACAAGAAAGCAAGAGGGCAAAAGaaaattttccaataaaaatgttaaatccACAAGATGATGCAAGAGATGGATTAAAGGAGACAACTGAGCAGAAAATAAAAG AGATCCGAGGAAGTATCGACATAGAGAGTACAAAAGTAGTATCATTTGTGAAGAAGAAAGGAAATGGacaaaagtatgaaaatatacaAGTGGACGCAAATGAAGACTTGAAAAATGATATAACTAATGATACAACACAAAAAGAAAGTCAGGAGGAACCTAAGATTCTATTAAAGGTTAAAGATCAACAATGTTTACAAGAACAAATTAGTAAAGAAAGATCACAAGAAAGCAAGGTTGCAAAAGAAGACTTTCCAATGAAAATGTCAGATTCACCATATGATCCAAGAGTGGGattaaagaaagaaatagaggAGAAATTAAAAG TGATCAAACAGAGTATTAACCAAGAGAGTGAAAAAGTTGTTACAtttaagaagaagaatatagTGGAAGAGAAAAATGACAACACACAAGTGGAACCAAATGGAGGTTTGAGAAATGAAATAACTAAGACTACAACACAAAGAGAAAGTGAGCAAGAACCTAAGATTCTAATAAAGGCTAAAGATAAAAAATGTTTGCAAGAAGAGATGAGTAATGATAGATCACAAGAAAGCAAGGATGCAAAAGAAAATTTTTCAATGAAGATGTTAGATTCACATGATGATACTAAGATGGAAAAAATAAAAG aaGAGATGAGTGAAAGAAGTTCACAAGAAAGTAAGACAACATATGAAGATTTTTCAAAGAATTTTTTTGATTCAGCAAGAGATacaaatatagagaaaattaaAG ATGAACGCTATGTTCAAGAAGAGATGAGTAAAGGaaaatcacaagaaaataaGGCTGCACGAg GGTGTATCAACGAAGAGAATGCAAAAGTTGTATCATTGGAGAATGAGAAAGTAATGGAAGAGAAAAATGACAATACACAAGTGGAAGCAAATGGAGGTTTGAGAAATGATATAACTAAACACACAATACAAAAAGAAAGTGAGGAGGAACCTAAGATTCTAATAAAGGCTAAAGATCAACAATGTTTGCAAGAAAAGATAAGTAAAAGTAGATCACAAGAAAACACGGATGCAAAAAAAGATTTTCCATTGAAAATATTAGATTCACATGATGATACAAGAATGGAGAAAATAAAAG AGATGAGTAAAGGAAGTTCACAAGAAAGTAAGGCAACAAATAAAGATTTTCCAAAGAAAAATTTTGATTCACCAAAAGATACgaatatgaagaaaattaaag ATATGAGTAAAGGAAGATTACAAGAAGATTTTCCAATGAAAATGTTAGATTCACTCGATGATACAAAGAAGGAGAAAATAAAAG AAGATATGAGTAAAAGAAAATCACAAGACAAGAAGTCTGCAGAAGAATATTTTCCAATCAGTATATTAGATTCGTCAGTTGATGCAATAGAGGGATTAAAAGAAACAATAAATGAGAAAATAGAAG TGACTAGAGGGAGtatcaaagaaaaaaatgcaaaaattGTATCATTTGAGAAGAAGAAAGTAATGGAAGAGAAAAATCACAAGACACAGGTTGAAGCAAATGGAGGTTTGAGTAATGATATTACTATGGATACAACACAAAAAGAAAGTGAGGAGGAACCTAAGATTCTAATAAAGGCTAAAGATCAACAATGCATGCAAGAAAAGATGAGTAAAGGTATATCACAAGAAAGTAAGGATGCAAAAGAAggttttttaatgaaaatgatAGATTCAGATGATGACTCAAAAGAGAGATCAAGGGAAACAATAGAGAAGAAATTAAAAG AGgatttttattttcaagaaGAGATGAGTAAAGAAAGATCACCACAAAGTATGGTTTCCgatttttcaaagaaaatattagATTCACCAAATGATACAATGATGAAGAAAACTAAAG AAGAGATAAGTGAAGGAAGATCACAAGAAAACACAACTGCACTAGGGAATTTTTCAATGAAAAACTTAGATTCATCAAAGGATACAAGGATGGAGAAAATAAAAA AAGAGATGAGTGAAGGAAGATCACACAAAAGTAATGCTGCAAAAGAAGATTTTCCAAAGAAAATGTTTGTTTTACTAGATGATACAAGGATGGAGGAAATTAAAG ATGAATGTTGTTTACAAGAAGAGATGAGTAAAGGAGGATCACAAGAAATCAAGGTTTCTCAAGAAGattttccaataaaaatattagattcACTAAATGAGACAAGGATGGAGAAAATAAAAG ATGAATGTAAATttcaagaagagatgaagaaaggAATATCACAAGAAAACAAGGTTGCAAAAGAAGACTTTCCAACTAAAATGATAGATTCACCTAATGATGCAAGAGAGGGATTAAAGGAAGCAACAAAGGAGAAAACAAAAG TGACTAGATGGGATATGAATGAAGAGAGTGAACAAGTTGTATCTTTAGATTCACCGGATGATGCAAGAGAGCAATTAAAGGAAACAAcaaatgagaaaataaaag TGATTAGAGACACTATCAACAAAGAGAGTGCAAAAGTTGTATCAATTGTGGAGAAGAAagtaaaaagacaaaaaaatgaaaatgaaaagacCGAAGTGGAAAAAAGTGAAGGTTTGAGAAATGATATAACTAAGGATACGATACAAAAAGAAAGTAACAAGAAACCTAAGATTTTACAACAATGTTTGCAAGAAGAGATAAGTAAAAGAAGATCACAAGAAAGCAGTGTTGCAAAAGAAGATTTTTCAATGAAAATGTTAGATTCATTAGATGATGCAAGAGAAGGATTAAAGGAAACAGCCGAAGAGAAAGTAAAAG TGAATCGAGAGACTATCAACGAAAAAAGTGAAAAAGTTGTATCATttgtgaagaagaaaataaaaggagagaaaaatgaaaagaCACAAGTGGAAGTAAATGAAAGTTCAACGAATGATATAACTAAGGATACAACACAAAAAGAAAGTGAAGAACAACCTAAGATTATATTAAAGGCTAAAGATCAACAAAATTTGCAAGAAGAGATGAGTAAAGGAAGAAATGTGGAAAGCACAAGTGCTGAGGAGTTTCCCATGCAAATAGAAGAAGAttcttttgtaaaaagaaaGGGTAAGGAAATGTTTTTCAATGAATCTACAATAAAGGAAGAACTTCAAGGATGTGAAGTTGAAAGAGTTggtcaaaatttatttaatgtgcCAAATGAAAAacatccaaaattttcaacaataGTAAGTAAGGGATTTAAGGAGTTTGAATATAATGGGAATGCAAAGGATAATAATCATAAGACAAATTTTGAAAGCAAGGAGACACATGAATCAAAAGATGAAAGTATGAAGCAAGATATTTTAAATCCAAAGAAACAAAAAGAAGTTGGAGAACAAGTGGTTAAACCATTATTATCACCTAAACAATGTGAAGTtgaagaaaaagataaattattattatgtaaagCATCTTTAGAATTATTACAAAGGGAAGATCCTACAAAAGATATGCAGAATTTGATTGAAATGAAGCCTAAACAAAGGGAAACTTTGAAGCCAGAAATTTTTGAAGATGTTAGTCAAATAGTTGAAAGAGAAGaatacaaaacaactcaaaatgTTAATGGTGACAAGTTGAAGAAACAAGGTGAAATTATATATGATGGTGATATTGAAAAGGTTGATGatgataaagaaaaaagaaatcatGAAACAATGAAAACAATAAATGAGAAAGTTCATcctataaaatatgaaattgatgagaaagaaaaagaatgcCTTGAAGCAAGCCTAAACAATAATGATAATGCACAAATGGAAAGTCAAAGGCCCCTTGAACAAAATGATTATGGAACACAAGAGATTAAAGCACCAAAAATTGCACCATTCGAAGGAGCTaatcaacaatcaataaatgaagaaaagagaaaaatagaaCATGTTATTGAAGCAATAAAAGAGTCACCAAAGATAAACAATGAGGAGAGTGAAGGAAATGATGATAGTTTTAAACCACATGTCCTTGAAGAAGCACTTGATGAGTGTGAATTGAAAGGTGCCAAGAATTTAATAGAGAATAGTGGTCAACAATATGTGCATTATAAGAAAACATATCAAACACCAAAGGGTGTAGAAGAAAATGATTTgaataaaaaggaagaaactcTAATAAAAAAGGTGGAGAAGAAAAAGACTAATGAATCAACAAAGCCAAAATTGGAATATGAAATTCCAAAGGTAGAAGaagtagaagaagaagaagaagaagaaaaggagGAGGAAAGAAACATTCATGTACTAGAAGCAACCATTTCTAAAGAAGAAGATAAGGTTGAACAAAAAGGTTTAAATAAATTTGCACCTCTAAAAGAACCATTTCATTCCTTAGATGAAGTGGCTCAACAATCAAAGCTTTCAAACTCATCATGCACTCAACAATTTGAAGttgaaagagaagaagaaaaaacaaagaaaaaggaCTCTAAAATAGATATTCAAgagtcaacaaaaattgaaacagGACAAGAAGTTGAACAATGCACAACAAACAAAGATGAGGAAGCAAAACATGGAATAGAAGAAATTGATGAATCATATGATGAAGTGTTAGAGGAACAAAAAGAATGTAAAGATGAAACAAGTGAAGGGAAAAAGGACAATCCTAAAATATCAAAGAAATTGTTGGTTCCATTGGTCATAGCAGGATTTGTCACTCTAGTAGTTTTCTTTGTTAGGCTTAGAAGAGCTAGAAAAAGATATAATGTGAGATAA